In the Glycine max cultivar Williams 82 chromosome 6, Glycine_max_v4.0, whole genome shotgun sequence genome, TCTCCCTCTATCTCGAATATATGTAATATTTCTATTGAAATAGAGTATTAGCTGCTGTTCATTTTTGTGTTTATCATCAAATCATGATTAGTATGGAACCCGACTTAATCTAATGATAAAATGCTGATTGGATGCTTTCGATGCTCGGAAAATGTATGCTGAAGACGGGAATGTACGGTTGAGTATAAACGAAGTTATTGATATTAAATATTGCAAAGTTTAGTtgttttaggaaaaataaagtgttacagtattttataataaaaaaattaaatattaattatctttagTAACTTCACTTCATGAagcgagaaaaaaaaatagctcaATTGAATAGAATTATTTCTTAAAAGGAATcaatgatttaatattttaaaatggtgaaatttattaaaaaaaagttgctgATTTCTAAATGTTGGAACAGACTGCATTGCCAAGTTCACGACCTAGCTCGCCACTGCTTTTATTTATGTGAATAGTAGCATGTGCAACATGAAGAGagaatttatcaaaaaataaataaagtatgaAGAGGGAAGGAAACTAATCACGTAAAAAGAAGAGCCTAACAAGGCCATTGCTTTCTGCTACATAACTGTATTTCATATATTCTTTCACAAGTACTGACAAAAACAAAAgctctttgaaaaaaaaattccttggaTTACCGTATCTTAAAAGAAGAACCCACCGCAGTCTCTACACTCTCCAAGGGTCAAGACCAGACACATCATATAAGAACCTATCTATATGCGTAAAAGTATAtggtttaaatatttgtttcctgtattttagcatttttttatttttaaaaaaattgttttaatacttataacatgtgtttattatttttttcatcattaaaatattttagattgtATTTCTCACTGCTCAAAGTATACTTTTACTGTTTAAAGTGTTATTTAAAAGtactttaagaataaaaaataaaataaatacattttgcaagagttaaaatgaaaaaaaatacacaaatgaaaatgaaaaaaaaatcaattgaaggaaaaaaatatttaaaccaaagTATAAATACAAATTTCTTTGCGCATGCTaggattataattttatataatgccttttgaaaattaaagctGCCTTGtgtttacaaagataaaaatccAAAAAGGGTATTTTGGTATCAGCTGCACGCGTGGCTATGTTCTGCCTCTCTATTAGCAGTAGCCAGAAGCCAGTCCCCAAGTTGGAACAAAATTTAAGGCAAAAATTAGCGTACACATTCTTAAAAGTTGAAGCTTTATTTGCCGAAATGGAATCTCACAAGTAACGAGAAAGAAGGATACTCCTAACTTTTTCacataaactataaaaaatcttattaatcaGTGTCTTGAGAGgttatttaaagaattaataataaataaagattattagtaaagtttgaaatttattaaaaatcataataaaatatattaatatacgGGAAATTCCACTTTTAATCAATTAGAAAtggaatttaagaaaataaaaaaagtgggaTGTTAAAACTTGTAAGTGTCATCTAGTGGTTaggatcatgaaattatgaataagaataacttaatttacgaaaaaaaatatttatttaccatAGATACTTACTTAgagttttgttttttacttaattGCTCATCCAAATTACAGAATTTGAACTCTTtcatttgttcttttaattGTGATTGATTATCATTGGGTAGGtctcctaaaaaaaattattgggtggctaaaattgatttagttatgttaaattttatcttaaaatcaattgattGAGACAACCAACTTagatattttctaataaattatacaataaaaaaatgatttaattatgtGAACTGAAATTGATGGCCggggaaagaagaaaaaagtattttagatAACCCAGAACCAATTGAAATAAGCAATTTAAATGACCAAGGGTTTAAAGGCTGAAAATACccagtattttttaatattgtatgTAACTTTGAGTAGAGGATTATTATATTGATGAATATTAACGATACTTTTTCTGACTTTTTTCTAACCCTCtctttctaatatttattttttaatggattaaaatttattaaatatcatCAATTTTAGTGAATCTATTTTCAAAtcagaagaaaaattattaaataaaaaatatttttaaaattaataattttcaacaaattttaacGAGCTATAAAGCTAGTATTAAGAAGAGAGTGTTTGTGACCAGCATTTCTCATATTTGTTTTCATGCATCATGCGTCTTGCTAAATTACTTCATTCTTCTAAACACGCATGATAACCGTTTGAACTTGAGAGCATTTTCCTCCATCCCCTCTTTCCTCTTGAATTCTATATCACTCTCTTGTCATTTCCCGTGTATGTTGCCTCAACTAGatatatttatgaataaatcttcacttaaaattatatgaattgattattttagttcccaagtatattaaaattttatttaatacatgATTTTATAGAATGTTAttcatgataattatttttttaaaggccAAAAGCAATTTGAgagtataataaaatatttgtaaattatctttaaaattaattttaattcattcaaatattttttatattcttataataaaaaattctaaacatattcattaaatgaaataaaataacattactaaaacaagtaaatattatatattaataaaatcgagatagtttaaaatattttaaagttttattctttaaatttaatttagatttcatagtttttattaaattttatttttatttaatttcttaagttttaattaaaatagtgtatttattaaatattatttaatatataatgatattaCTAAATTcagtttaaataaattattttttattttctaaaaatgttATTCAACAATAGTAAAgaagatttaaaatattttatcttttgtaattaatgcttaaatttatttaattgattatatgtatatatatatatatatatattaaaagtttattcataaataatatttacatttattaattaaaatttatatatttaatactattatgtattttttgttataattaaaataaatttatgttgattAAGTTACTTTTACATAATTGTAACAAAAagctaatttatatttttttttatcaatatattctTCTATTGAATGaggtttttagtttaatttaatttaattccttaaaaaaaattagcaacTTTTATCTTTAAAGGAGttttaagactaaaaaaatgaaaatgatcaaATTGCTTTTACTTTAGGCTTAATTATAGAATTAGtcccttaattatattttaagatttaatttagtttcttaattattaaaaaggtTTAATTTGATCCCTGAattgtttaaaacaaaacaattacaCCATTTTCATCACATCTGTTATGACAAAAATAGATCCTTCATGTATCAGTTGAAATAtttctaatcattttttttaccgTCTATATAAAAGAACATCCTCAAATTTCTCCAATTTTATCTAAACTgaactctttaaaaaatataatattttatattagttatgtTGATTGaccaatgtaaaaaatatcatttttcttcacataattaatacatctaatggaattattttatttaaaataattgagaaacaaaaatacacctttttaataattgattaaacaaattaaactttaaaatataattaagagattaattatataattaatcctttactttattttaaagttgttaGGTTTAACATCTTGTCCTGCTGACGactatgataataataatatatggagTAAGGaatgaaatttatgaaaatattgaaagagagaatctaataatataattaaaatggacATGGTTGTGTTGCGGAGTGCACGCGGATTGaagttattttagatttttagtttaTCAAGTAATTTTAAGCTCAAgtccatatatataatttataacaaaaaatacagattttctataaaaaaaaatacagaaatgAATCTATTAGAAAATAGTATTTGTTTTAGATTTGGATATAATTctaaacaaaatcaaagaaGAGCACGGGcatttcatttcctttttctaatttcattattttccatatctattattttatactagATTGATTCTAAGAATTTCACACACTATATATGTATGAGGCTCATAAGATTCCCAGATGTGTATTGCCAAAATAGTCTTTGATTTGtcaaagattttaattttggatttttaaaTGTATCTTCTTGTCTTGCATGTTAATAATTGGAaacaaaatcaaagaagaaTCGAGCACCagtattttatttcgtttttctAATATCGTGGGACTTCGTGATTTTAAAGTACAAGCTATATTATATTGGAAGTGGATTGATTCTAACAATTTGACCCAAAGTTTGAATTTAAACGACCGACTGCATCATTAGTTCATCATCCGGAGTCAAATCCATATCTTATGCTATCAGTTAAATCAAATATCATATaataccttaaaaaaaaaaagtcatatctTAAGTATTTTGCCTAGCTAGGTACAATGGCCCCAAAATTGTAAaactttaacaaataaatatcataGGAGAAGAACAagagttgtaaaaaaaaaaagtctatttaatgagagttatttttttagagaaatttaacgagttttttttcttttttttaaggttaaaaTTTAATGAGTTTTAAGAATACTAAAATTCTAGTTAAAATGCTGTAAGTAGTTAAGAAATACTTAAAgcatttattgaatatttttaattacatgtgaataaatattaaatggCTTCATGtcttttatgtaattatttttattaaattttttttaatttatattcccAATACTCAGTAGttagtcctttaaaaaaataaaaaaggaaaaaaataattaattttaataggtaaataattattaaggTACAATGACCCCAAAATTGTACAActttaacaaattaacattatAGGCGAAGGACACgagttgcaaaaaaaaaagtctaattaatgagagttttaaaaaatactaaaattgaagttaaaaatgttgtaaaaattatttaatgaatttattatacatttttaattagacaaaaataaatataaaatgactttcatgttttttatgttattaattttattatttttatgttttttaattaatattcccAATACCTTTAgtccttttaaaaaaaggaaaaaagtagtTAACTTTACTAAgcaaataattacttttttcaaGGTACAAGCAAACAATCACCCCAAAATTGTAAAACTTTAACAAATTAGGTCTTTCGTTCCAGATTATATCATGTTTTATAGgggaaaaaattgttttaaaatagatGTTATTATACAACACCaatgttatattaaatattctttcCAACATTACCCTTAATTATTACCTCGTAGGAGTAGTGTATAAGAAGAGCAAATGAGTTGTTAATtagaaagataaataatatattaagaaattgTCTTTATATTATTACATGTTTGGGTCTACTTCAAAGATTCACGTTTTCCTCTTGTCAAAACGTTCAAATTGACACAAAAACAAGGAAACAGTTACATTAACCACTATTTCAGGTAAATGCTGATTAATCGTAACCCAACGGTACATCTCTCATAAAAGGAACTAGAAACACATTATGTTAATTGCAACTTAATATGCAGATATGATTTCTAATTACTCCTATATACAAAAACACAAATGACGATTATTATTTGGTGGGAAGAGAGATAATATATTAAGgtgatttcataaaataaataagagagagaaaattgtttttcttaaagaatcacaattaattagttaatgaaAAATTGATTGAAAGTGAATATTTAATGATCGTTAACCTGTGCAAAGTTGCACAGGATAGAAAAATCCTTCTCTTTTAAATGTTTCGGATAAAATTCATGATAAGAAAGCCAGAGGacaaaaaacaaggaaaaagaaaatataaaaaattggcaTCATAAAAACCTATCAATATTATTACTATCTCTACTTCTCTTCTATTTATAAGATTCaactttttaaacttatttgttcaagattaaattcaattcATATTATcttatgtattaattatttttagattaaaaatattcttaattaaataagaaaaaagttatattagCGTGTATTTAGAGGGAAAAAAcacaatgatatttttaaatatatatatatatatatatatatatatatatatttagaataaatttatatcaatttcattaattaatttttttaatcttgataatttagatatttaagATTTATAAATACTAAAGGATGTATTATTTCCATGTATATTTAGGTTATATTCTTAGTtaacttctcttttcttttactagttgaaatttttttaaaaatattagtttttaatttctaatttttttatattttttcacacTTTTATCTCaatatatttaatcatttaccttgttatgtttttaaataaataataatttttttgttatttaacatttttaaaatattttaacaactaattttatcaaatacttttaatttaataaattattttttcagttttcaattaattttttttagcttcCAACTATTTTTACAGTTAATTTGTTAGCTTCTAAATACCTTTACtgttatttttatcaaacataatattattttaattgataacgAGGTACCACTTGGCATTTAGtgtatacattttttaaacGAAAAGAACAAACCATTTATAAATAACTAGCAGGTAAGCTAGGAATGATGAAACCAACCACCCTCAAAGTTAAAcaatttcttctcttcttcttcataaCATAACGCTCTTATTTGGCTATTTCCACACGTTAACATCAGTATATTCACTCCTGCATGATATCCACTTGCCCagagaataagaagaaaaaaaaatctcatactTTTAAGCGTTACCCAGATATACCGTAACttcattcacatatttctcacgCAAACCCACCAAAAACAACAACATAAAAGCTTGAGAAAAAGTGTGTGAGAGATGGGAAGAGATCTTTGTGCAAATGGAAAAATGGAAGGGTTGAGAAGCTCATGGTCCCAAATGGAAAAGGCCTTGAACGATGTCGTTTCAAAGAGCTTTGTTGGGAGGTACTTCAAGTTGGAAGCAAGGAAGAGCTGCTTCACCAGGGAGCTTCGTGCCGCCATGGCCACTTTTCTGACCATGGTATACATCATCACCGTAAACGCCACCATCATCGCGGTCTCCGGTGGAACCTGCTCCGTCGAAGATTGCTCGTCTCCGACGAGGCCGGACTGTAAGGTGAAGCCCGACGTTGGGTACGAGAGTTGTCTTGCAAAGACGAAGAGTGACCTGGTTGTGGCCACCGCTGTTTCTGGCCTTATTGGGTCTGTTGCCATGGGCCTGTTTGCCAACCTCCCTTTGGGCCTGGCCCCTGGCATGGGGCCCAACGCATACTTCGCTTTTAACTTGGTTGGTTTTCATGGTACTGGGCCGCTCTCTTACCAGACTGCACTGGCTGTGATCTGTGTTGAGggaattgtttttcttttggtctCTGCTGTTGGGCTGAGGGGGAAGTTTGCAAAGCTCATTCCCCATTCAGTCAGGCTTGGTTGTGCTGCTGGGATTGGGCTTTTCATTGCCTTCACGGGCCTGCAGGTCGGCCTTGGTGTTGGACTTATTGGGCCTGATGCTGCTAATCTGGTTACCATAACTGCCTGTAAAGTTGTGGACCCAGAAACTGGGGCTTGCTTGGGTGGGAAACTGCAAAGCCCAAAATTCTGGTTGGGTCTTGTAGGTTTTCTAATCACAAGTTATGGGTTGATGAAAAATGTCAAAGGGAGTATGATTTATGGTATTCTTTTTGTGACTTTGGTGTCTTGGTTTAGGCACACTGAAGTCACTTATTTTCCTGACACCCCGCTTGGTGATGCAAATTATAACTATTTCAAGAAAGTGGTTGATTTTCACAACATGGATTCCACTGCTGGGGTTCTTAGGTATGTTATTATAtccatatatttatattcactttgattctaatttttatttctttattttcaatcacatttataagattttaaattgcGATTACAATCATAGTTGCATCTCTATTGCATTTCTTGATATTACAGAAAATTGTAAACAAATGTGACCAATGATACCACAATTTGTCACAAACACTCAAAAATCTTGACATTATTGTCAAAATTGTCATTGCACATCATTTGTTAAAACCTTTCATATCTATtagtttctctttctttcattatattttttttatctctcctaatttttcatatttacaatgttttaaattatagtCAGCACTTACATTTTCATTGTGTTTCTTAATGTTGTGggaaattacaaataaatgtgGCTGATGCAGTCACAAATATAATTGCAAATACTCCAAAAATCTTTACATTGTATTTCACAAactgttttttaaaaccttttatATCTATCATTTTCTTGCTCTtcctttatattatttttttgtgtatatCTCCTAATTCCACCTTACAATTGGGGTGTATGTttacctttttctcttttcagctTTAGAGGTTTCAACAAAAGGGAAGTTTGGGTGGCCTTGGCTACTTTGTTATACGTTGATGTGCTTGCCATCACTGGCACTATGTACACCATGGCAGAGATGGGAGGGTATGTGGACGAAAAAGGACATTTTGAAGGTGAATACGTGGCATACTTGGTTGATGCAGGTAGCACCATTGTGGGTTCTGCATTGGGTGTGTCAACCACAGCAACATTTGTGGAGTCATCAGCCGGTATGAGAGAAGGTGGTCGCACAGGACTAACAGCAGTTTTCATAGGATTCT is a window encoding:
- the LOC100808299 gene encoding adenine/guanine permease AZG2 — its product is MGRDLCANGKMEGLRSSWSQMEKALNDVVSKSFVGRYFKLEARKSCFTRELRAAMATFLTMVYIITVNATIIAVSGGTCSVEDCSSPTRPDCKVKPDVGYESCLAKTKSDLVVATAVSGLIGSVAMGLFANLPLGLAPGMGPNAYFAFNLVGFHGTGPLSYQTALAVICVEGIVFLLVSAVGLRGKFAKLIPHSVRLGCAAGIGLFIAFTGLQVGLGVGLIGPDAANLVTITACKVVDPETGACLGGKLQSPKFWLGLVGFLITSYGLMKNVKGSMIYGILFVTLVSWFRHTEVTYFPDTPLGDANYNYFKKVVDFHNMDSTAGVLSFRGFNKREVWVALATLLYVDVLAITGTMYTMAEMGGYVDEKGHFEGEYVAYLVDAGSTIVGSALGVSTTATFVESSAGMREGGRTGLTAVFIGFFFFLSLFFTPLLASVPPWAIGPSLVMVGVMMMKVVKDIDWTNTKDAVTAFATMLLMPLTYSIANGIIGGVGLYIALSLYDYAASIVNWSRKMRRMVAKEQNQVSVDSAVEMI